The following are encoded in a window of Methanorbis rubei genomic DNA:
- a CDS encoding GHMP kinase produces the protein MEGTAVAFAPGHISGYFKRIDGDSPKTTGSCGAGIVIDRGVTASVTPSPKTSVIVTDRTPDGESLISYGSGLIEELLSGLGVCAKVETTSGLPIGAGFGMSAAAILATLTATNAVFELGMSAEAISELAHETEVAHNTGLGDVAAASGGGVAVRNAPGIFGVNSRFFPSAEICSVTFGSIFTPDVIGSPEKMAQVTAAFPVGEPATFTEFMMKSRQFAEASGLIPARIRPVLDACDEAGILASMTMLGCGVFAAADGFEILSGFGTAVPLKVCPHGPILLEV, from the coding sequence ATGGAAGGAACTGCTGTAGCTTTTGCGCCGGGCCATATCTCGGGATACTTCAAACGCATCGACGGTGACTCGCCGAAGACCACCGGCAGCTGCGGCGCAGGCATTGTGATCGACCGCGGCGTTACCGCATCGGTAACTCCTTCTCCGAAAACTTCGGTCATTGTCACCGACCGAACGCCTGACGGCGAATCCCTGATCAGCTACGGCTCAGGTCTCATCGAAGAACTGCTTTCCGGTCTTGGAGTTTGTGCAAAAGTTGAGACAACGTCCGGTCTTCCGATTGGTGCAGGGTTTGGCATGAGTGCTGCGGCAATTCTTGCAACACTCACTGCGACAAACGCGGTGTTTGAACTTGGCATGAGTGCTGAAGCGATCTCAGAACTCGCTCATGAGACCGAGGTTGCGCACAACACCGGCCTTGGTGATGTGGCGGCGGCAAGCGGCGGAGGGGTTGCGGTCCGAAATGCTCCAGGAATTTTCGGAGTGAACAGCCGGTTTTTCCCAAGCGCTGAGATATGTTCAGTCACGTTTGGGTCGATATTCACTCCTGACGTTATCGGCTCGCCCGAAAAAATGGCTCAGGTCACTGCGGCGTTTCCTGTCGGGGAACCCGCGACGTTTACGGAGTTCATGATGAAGTCCCGGCAGTTTGCCGAGGCAAGCGGTCTTATTCCCGCACGAATTCGTCCGGTGCTTGATGCCTGCGATGAAGCAGGCATCCTCGCAAGTATGACGATGCTCGGCTGCGGCGTGTTTGCCGCAGCTGATGGTTTTGAAATTTTATCAGGGTTTGGGACTGCGGTTCCTTTGAAGGTCTGTCCGCACGGCCCGATACTTTTGGAGGTGTAA
- the coaBC gene encoding bifunctional phosphopantothenoylcysteine decarboxylase/phosphopantothenate--cysteine ligase CoaBC — protein sequence MNRTLEHKRIVLAVTGSIAAVETVKLAHELRRRGAEVIGILSPAACGIIHPDALTYACARPALTKITGMVEHVLYCGEGGEADLLLIAPATANTIGKIACGIDDTIVTTFATTAVGRGMPVVVVPAMHESMYRHPAVIKNIETLRSMQIEVVPPRMEEEKAKIAGIEEICLYAERAVATRPLAGKRVLITSGSCREEVDDVRILTTRSSGTMGRALALEAFRLGAEVAVVANTAVHGVVPNVRNICITSACDMHEAVIREVAEHKPDIYISAAAISDFAPARTAGKIPSGEACDLRLTPQPKLISRLYHQGIKIVGFKLGENAVAEAEKLLEEEDVVLVAANKPVVMGSLSGEYLLMKKHASRTVSGSKAEIARELWKELL from the coding sequence ATGAACCGGACGCTTGAACACAAACGGATCGTGCTTGCGGTCACGGGCAGCATTGCCGCTGTTGAGACCGTGAAACTCGCTCACGAGCTGCGGCGGCGCGGCGCTGAAGTGATTGGCATCCTGAGTCCTGCGGCATGCGGCATCATCCACCCTGATGCGCTGACCTATGCGTGCGCGAGACCGGCGCTGACGAAGATCACCGGCATGGTCGAGCATGTCCTCTACTGCGGAGAAGGCGGGGAAGCCGACCTTCTTCTCATTGCACCGGCAACCGCGAACACGATCGGAAAAATCGCCTGCGGTATTGATGACACCATTGTCACCACGTTTGCAACGACTGCGGTCGGCAGAGGAATGCCGGTCGTCGTTGTCCCTGCGATGCATGAGTCGATGTACCGCCATCCGGCTGTGATCAAAAATATTGAGACGCTTCGCTCGATGCAGATCGAAGTGGTTCCACCAAGGATGGAAGAGGAGAAGGCAAAGATTGCCGGCATCGAAGAGATCTGTCTGTATGCGGAACGTGCGGTCGCAACGCGTCCGCTCGCAGGAAAACGTGTCCTCATCACGAGCGGTTCCTGCCGTGAGGAGGTTGATGATGTGAGGATTCTGACCACCCGATCCTCAGGGACGATGGGACGCGCCCTTGCGCTTGAAGCGTTCCGGCTTGGTGCCGAGGTGGCGGTTGTTGCAAACACCGCGGTCCACGGCGTGGTCCCGAATGTTCGGAACATCTGCATCACCAGCGCTTGCGATATGCATGAGGCGGTCATTCGCGAGGTTGCCGAGCACAAGCCGGATATCTATATCAGTGCTGCGGCGATCTCAGATTTTGCACCGGCCCGCACCGCGGGAAAAATTCCAAGCGGTGAGGCATGCGATCTCAGGCTTACACCGCAGCCGAAACTGATCTCCCGTCTGTACCACCAGGGAATCAAAATTGTCGGGTTCAAGCTTGGCGAAAACGCGGTTGCCGAGGCAGAGAAACTTCTCGAAGAAGAGGATGTTGTTCTTGTTGCGGCAAACAAGCCTGTCGTGATGGGGTCCCTGTCGGGAGAGTATCTGCTGATGAAGAAACATGCGAGCCGGACGGTCTCCGGCAGTAAAGCAGAAATTGCTCGGGAATTATGGAAGGAACTGCTGTAG
- a CDS encoding SAM-dependent methyltransferase has translation MKVRRILKSSLPNLSRTEPWRDNSRSIYCDGEYAYVPVLDGLPYDLEIPDRTPYKGPGYQRLGDTLLLHGAAPTADQLDDLIAWEHPSCILHLQEHAGVMRLPETAVLYGKPHDVSFCEAGIFYTLNPAEIMFSQGNRREKMRLRSLVRSGEKVADMFAGIGYFTLNAALKGAEVHAMEINRVSFMYLIKNLHDNAVHRSVHAECGDCRDLLSGTYDRILMGHFDAIDFLPHALAHAAPGTILHVHGVGDRSDAVAAAVEGAGFRYSLSEHKVKKYASRTWHCVWDVELK, from the coding sequence ATGAAAGTCCGCAGGATATTGAAGAGTTCGCTGCCGAATCTATCCAGGACTGAACCCTGGCGCGACAACAGCCGCAGCATCTACTGCGACGGCGAGTACGCCTATGTTCCGGTTCTGGACGGCTTGCCGTACGATCTTGAGATTCCTGACCGGACGCCGTACAAGGGCCCCGGCTACCAGCGACTCGGCGACACCCTGCTTTTGCACGGAGCGGCACCGACTGCTGACCAGCTTGACGACCTCATCGCATGGGAGCACCCTTCCTGCATTCTTCACCTACAGGAACATGCAGGTGTCATGCGGCTGCCGGAAACTGCTGTCCTCTACGGAAAACCGCATGACGTCAGCTTCTGTGAAGCAGGAATTTTTTACACGCTCAACCCTGCAGAGATCATGTTCTCGCAAGGCAACCGGCGCGAAAAAATGCGGCTGCGGTCTCTCGTGCGGTCAGGCGAAAAAGTTGCCGACATGTTTGCCGGCATCGGCTACTTCACCCTCAACGCCGCACTCAAGGGAGCCGAGGTGCATGCGATGGAGATCAATCGCGTCTCGTTCATGTATCTGATCAAAAATCTTCATGACAACGCGGTTCACCGCAGTGTTCATGCAGAGTGCGGCGACTGCCGCGATCTGCTTTCCGGCACCTACGACCGGATACTGATGGGACACTTTGACGCGATTGATTTTCTTCCGCACGCTCTTGCTCATGCAGCCCCCGGGACTATTCTACATGTTCACGGGGTCGGCGACCGGTCGGACGCGGTTGCCGCTGCTGTCGAAGGGGCAGGCTTTAGGTATTCTCTCAGCGAACATAAAGTAAAGAAGTACGCGAGCCGCACCTGGCACTGCGTATGGGATGTTGAACTGAAATGA
- a CDS encoding 60S ribosomal export protein NMD3 has translation MTLTSGFCPKCGAPSENGELCGKCRVKDTVWVTMEPRVICTYCPTCGSTKTAGLWTDCPVDREELAYNLVSGAISLHKDLRDIQKDIHIVDISVNRSIATVFVSGNLYGVPVEVTEKIKIVWAREQCDRCCRISGSYYEGIIQVRANGRKPTPYELRRAAEIAYQIEDQLQTAGDRLSFVSDVDEQKDGLDIIFSSQAIGNAISVDICGALGGSFTTHPKLVGEKAGIKLYRVTYSIRLPRFSRGDIIRHGRDYFQILRQTKDMLFVRDLKTGQSRNFREDVDDPLFGNIRTAETAMVIYRDAGILGVLDPVTQKTAEMPDHAWIDADIGDSVLFVRDEDQLIPAGKSNESPQDIEEFAAESIQD, from the coding sequence ATGACCCTCACCTCAGGATTCTGCCCCAAATGCGGAGCACCGTCGGAAAACGGAGAGCTCTGCGGAAAATGCCGCGTAAAAGATACTGTCTGGGTAACAATGGAACCCCGCGTCATCTGCACCTACTGCCCGACCTGCGGCTCCACCAAAACCGCCGGCCTCTGGACCGACTGCCCGGTCGACCGTGAAGAACTCGCCTACAACCTTGTGAGCGGCGCAATATCCCTGCACAAAGATCTCCGTGATATCCAGAAAGATATCCATATCGTGGACATCAGCGTCAACCGATCCATTGCCACCGTCTTCGTATCAGGAAATCTCTACGGCGTACCGGTCGAAGTCACCGAAAAGATCAAAATCGTCTGGGCGCGTGAACAGTGTGACCGCTGCTGCAGAATCTCCGGCAGCTACTACGAAGGCATCATTCAGGTGCGTGCAAACGGAAGAAAACCCACGCCTTACGAACTCCGGAGAGCTGCCGAGATCGCCTACCAGATTGAAGACCAGCTCCAGACCGCAGGCGACCGCTTATCCTTCGTCTCCGACGTCGACGAACAAAAAGACGGGCTTGACATCATCTTCAGCTCACAAGCGATCGGCAACGCAATCTCTGTTGACATCTGCGGTGCGCTCGGCGGGTCCTTTACCACGCATCCGAAACTCGTCGGTGAAAAAGCAGGCATCAAACTCTACCGCGTCACCTACTCAATTCGGCTGCCGCGTTTCTCCCGCGGCGACATCATCAGACACGGCCGCGACTACTTCCAGATTCTCCGCCAGACCAAAGACATGCTCTTCGTCCGCGACCTAAAGACCGGCCAGTCCCGCAACTTCCGCGAGGATGTGGATGATCCCCTTTTTGGAAACATCAGAACCGCGGAAACCGCGATGGTCATCTACCGTGACGCAGGCATCCTCGGCGTGCTTGACCCTGTCACCCAGAAAACCGCAGAAATGCCGGATCATGCATGGATTGACGCCGACATCGGAGACTCTGTTCTCTTTGTGCGTGACGAAGACCAGCTGATTCCGGCAGGCAAATCCAATGAAAGTCCGCAGGATATTGAAGAGTTCGCTGCCGAATCTATCCAGGACTGA
- a CDS encoding DUF424 domain-containing protein yields MYLKIHNIPGQGEVVAVCDRELLNTTLTCPACDIIVDPGFYGNTLVDEAAVLAALTSAANANLIGKRVCELAIAAGLIDKQCCIMIGDIPHTQIYGL; encoded by the coding sequence ATGTATCTTAAAATCCACAATATCCCGGGACAGGGTGAGGTCGTCGCAGTCTGTGACCGCGAACTACTCAATACCACGCTCACCTGCCCTGCCTGTGACATCATCGTCGACCCTGGATTCTATGGCAACACGCTTGTCGACGAAGCCGCAGTCCTCGCCGCCCTCACCTCCGCAGCAAATGCCAACCTCATCGGAAAACGTGTATGTGAACTCGCCATCGCCGCAGGACTCATTGACAAACAGTGCTGCATCATGATCGGCGACATCCCTCACACCCAAATCTACGGACTCTAA